The following proteins are encoded in a genomic region of Arachis ipaensis cultivar K30076 chromosome B02, Araip1.1, whole genome shotgun sequence:
- the LOC107625357 gene encoding uncharacterized protein LOC107625357, whose protein sequence is MCPLRIILIFLSATLAGFFVLRNLRSQPQLNEGDDDPSLTNSAPTNPKPSDSSKFSIAKVRAALESGFWSFLDMASGRYLWRHMVSSSSTKRSC, encoded by the exons atgtGCCCTTTGAGAATCATTCTCATATTCTTGTCAGCAACACTCGCGGGTTTCTTTGTTCTCAGAAACCTCAGATCTCAACCTCAGCTCAACGAAGGCGATGATGATCCTTCTTTAACAAATTCTGCTCCTACAAATCCCAAACCCTCCgattcttcaaaattttcaattgcAAAG GTTCGCGCTGCtttagaatctgggttttggtccTTCCTTGACATGGCTAGCGGGCGTTACCTTTGGAGACATAtggtctcttcttcctctacaaaacGGTCTTGTTGA